Proteins from a genomic interval of Rhipicephalus microplus isolate Deutch F79 chromosome 6, USDA_Rmic, whole genome shotgun sequence:
- the LOC119167717 gene encoding uncharacterized protein LOC119167717 produces the protein MRISQTILMRLEQLGRQVDAMQQHLFNTTVRLQDETNDDVVLTPVKDIDQFLSLEGRLAADGNIKLKLIQQLAGLGGSTFGAAARRMLELLLSLEVAVQFSWAGQKGKRKFVDLGVTDVICKAVRRNFPETKKNDIECVIKVWLRHAGEKLQKQRLRTSRTHHEECLQSVALSSPSDEDL, from the exons ATGCGAATTTCGCAAACTATCCTGATGAGGCTAGAGCAGCTGGGACGACAGGTTGATGCCATGCAGCAGCACCTTTTCAACACAACAGTGAGGCTTCAAGATGAGACAAATGATGATGTGGTTTTGACACCGGTCAAGGATATTGACCAATTTCTAAGTCTTGAGGGGAGACTTGCTGCTGATGGCAACATTAAGCTAAAGCTT ATACAGCAGCTTGCTGGCCTTGGTGGCTCAACTTTTGGGgcagcagccaggaggatgctggAGCTTCTGCTAAGCCTTGAGGTTGCTGTGCAGTTCAGCTGGGCAGGCCAAAAAGGCAAAAGGAAGTTTGTGGATCTAGGTGTCACAGATGTCATTTGCA aggccgtgaggcgaaattttccggaaacaaaaaaaaatgacatcgagtgtgtgattaaagtgtggcttcggcatgctggggaaaagctccagaagcagcgcttaagaacttctcgcactcaccatgagg aatgtcttcaaagtgtcgcgttgtcaagcccatcggatgaagacctctga